The following proteins are co-located in the Primulina tabacum isolate GXHZ01 chromosome 11, ASM2559414v2, whole genome shotgun sequence genome:
- the LOC142518419 gene encoding uncharacterized protein LOC142518419 isoform X2, which translates to MGSALLFCFSLASIVVFVIQFQAHAAPAGPLIKHLSSIMKWTKSSSKTQHQSDVSVLQFEDGYLVETVVEGSELGVVPYSIRLSQDGELFAVDAVNNNIMRITAPLSQYSRARLVAGSFQGHTGHVDGKPSDARFHHPKGVTIDDKGNVYVADTSNLAIRKIGEAGVTTIAGGKSNVAGYRDGPSEDAKFSDDFDVIYVRPSCSLLVIDRGNAALRQISLNKEDCDYENSSVSTTDILMVVGAIVVGYTSYVLQRGFGSSIFSRMGTSGTTLEEQSASQELSTPVAVPVKDEQEAGWPSFGQLLWDLSKLALEALGGFFVQFNPFGSKRNSSKRNLTPLKDTLIMPEDEADPSLARKQKTPTPLSETRQTHAPMPNERISEAKPPKTRSTSFKDPNSSSKHRSSRRQEYAEFYGSSEVPQYGQVRPKSQKEKTKHRVREKGVEMNFGASVLESKPAEISATTYERTKYDPFHLRSKYGDSYRY; encoded by the exons ATGGGGTCTGCCCTTCTTTTTTGCTTTTCTTTAGCTTCCATTGTTGTCTTCGTGATTCAGTTCCAAGCTCATGCTGCTCCTGCGG GGCCATTGATAAAGCACTTGTCCTCTATTATGAAATGGACCAAGTCCTCATCCAAAACACAACACCAATCGG ATGTCAGTGTGCTTCAATTTGAAGATGGATATCTTGTTGAGACAGTTGTTGAAGGGAGCGAGCTTGGGGTTGTGCCATACTCCATCCGACTCTCACAAGATGGAGAGCTCTTTGCTGTGGATGCGGTTAATAACAACATCATGCGGATTACAGCACCGCTATCCCAAT ATAGCAGAGCAAGATTGGTTGCGGGATCATTTCAGGGTCACACTGGCCATGTGGATGGAAAGCCAAGTGATGCTCGTTTCCATCATCCAAAAGGAGTTACTATCGACGATAAAGGGAATGTTTATGTTGCTGATACGTCAAATCTTGCCATTAGAAAGATTGGAGAAGCAG GTGTGACAACTATTGCTGGAGGAAAATCAAATGTCGCGGGATACAGGGATGGACCAAGTGAAGATGCAAAATTCTCGGATGACTTTGATGTCATATATGTCAGGCCTAGTTGTTCTTTGTTAGTTATTGACAGAGGTAATGCTGCTCTTCGCCAAATCTCTCTGAATAAGGAAGACTGTGATTACGAGAACAGCTCTGTTTCAACTACAG ATATTTTGATGGTTGTTGGTGCTATCGTAGTTGGGTACACTTCATATGTGCTTCAACGAGGATTCGGCTCCTCAATATTTTCCAGGATG GGGACTAGCGGAACCACACTTGAAGAGCAATCGGCAAGCCAGGAGTTGTCAACTCCTGTTGCCGTGCCCGTGAAGGATGAACAAGAAGCCGGATGGCCGTCTTTTGGACAGTTATTATGGGACCTATCCAAACTTGCCCTGGAAGCACTAGGTGGCTTTTTTGTTCAATTCAATCCATTTGGCTCGAAACGAAATAGTTCCAAAAGAAATCTTACTCCATTGAAAGACACTCTTATCATGCCTGAAGATGAGGCCGATCCATCTTTAGCTCGAAAACAGAAAACTCCAACTCCCCTTTCCGAAACCAGGCAGACTCATGCTCCGATGCCTAATGAAAGAATTTCAGAAGCAAAGCCTCCTAAAACTCGCTCCACAAGCTTTAAAGATCCAAATTCATCAAGCAAGCACAGATCTTCAAGGAGACAAGAATATGCTGAGTTTTACGGGTCGAGTGAGGTTCCACAGTATGGACAAGTCAGGCCTAAGAGCCAGAAAGAAAAGACAAAGCATCGTGTGAGAGAGAAAGGCGTAGAGATGAATTTCGGAGCATCCGTGTTGGAGTCTAAGCCTGCTGAAATCAGTGCAACCACCTATGAACGTACAAAGTATGATCCTTTTCACCTCAGGAGCAAATATGGGGATTCGTATCGTTATTAA
- the LOC142518419 gene encoding uncharacterized protein LOC142518419 isoform X1 — translation MGSALLFCFSLASIVVFVIQFQAHAAPAGPLIKHLSSIMKWTKSSSKTQHQSDVSVLQFEDGYLVETVVEGSELGVVPYSIRLSQDGELFAVDAVNNNIMRITAPLSQYSRARLVAGSFQGHTGHVDGKPSDARFHHPKGVTIDDKGNVYVADTSNLAIRKIGEAGVTTIAGGKSNVAGYRDGPSEDAKFSDDFDVIYVRPSCSLLVIDRGNAALRQISLNKEDCDYENSSVSTTDILMVVGAIVVGYTSYVLQRGFGSSIFSRMQGTSGTTLEEQSASQELSTPVAVPVKDEQEAGWPSFGQLLWDLSKLALEALGGFFVQFNPFGSKRNSSKRNLTPLKDTLIMPEDEADPSLARKQKTPTPLSETRQTHAPMPNERISEAKPPKTRSTSFKDPNSSSKHRSSRRQEYAEFYGSSEVPQYGQVRPKSQKEKTKHRVREKGVEMNFGASVLESKPAEISATTYERTKYDPFHLRSKYGDSYRY, via the exons ATGGGGTCTGCCCTTCTTTTTTGCTTTTCTTTAGCTTCCATTGTTGTCTTCGTGATTCAGTTCCAAGCTCATGCTGCTCCTGCGG GGCCATTGATAAAGCACTTGTCCTCTATTATGAAATGGACCAAGTCCTCATCCAAAACACAACACCAATCGG ATGTCAGTGTGCTTCAATTTGAAGATGGATATCTTGTTGAGACAGTTGTTGAAGGGAGCGAGCTTGGGGTTGTGCCATACTCCATCCGACTCTCACAAGATGGAGAGCTCTTTGCTGTGGATGCGGTTAATAACAACATCATGCGGATTACAGCACCGCTATCCCAAT ATAGCAGAGCAAGATTGGTTGCGGGATCATTTCAGGGTCACACTGGCCATGTGGATGGAAAGCCAAGTGATGCTCGTTTCCATCATCCAAAAGGAGTTACTATCGACGATAAAGGGAATGTTTATGTTGCTGATACGTCAAATCTTGCCATTAGAAAGATTGGAGAAGCAG GTGTGACAACTATTGCTGGAGGAAAATCAAATGTCGCGGGATACAGGGATGGACCAAGTGAAGATGCAAAATTCTCGGATGACTTTGATGTCATATATGTCAGGCCTAGTTGTTCTTTGTTAGTTATTGACAGAGGTAATGCTGCTCTTCGCCAAATCTCTCTGAATAAGGAAGACTGTGATTACGAGAACAGCTCTGTTTCAACTACAG ATATTTTGATGGTTGTTGGTGCTATCGTAGTTGGGTACACTTCATATGTGCTTCAACGAGGATTCGGCTCCTCAATATTTTCCAGGATG CAGGGGACTAGCGGAACCACACTTGAAGAGCAATCGGCAAGCCAGGAGTTGTCAACTCCTGTTGCCGTGCCCGTGAAGGATGAACAAGAAGCCGGATGGCCGTCTTTTGGACAGTTATTATGGGACCTATCCAAACTTGCCCTGGAAGCACTAGGTGGCTTTTTTGTTCAATTCAATCCATTTGGCTCGAAACGAAATAGTTCCAAAAGAAATCTTACTCCATTGAAAGACACTCTTATCATGCCTGAAGATGAGGCCGATCCATCTTTAGCTCGAAAACAGAAAACTCCAACTCCCCTTTCCGAAACCAGGCAGACTCATGCTCCGATGCCTAATGAAAGAATTTCAGAAGCAAAGCCTCCTAAAACTCGCTCCACAAGCTTTAAAGATCCAAATTCATCAAGCAAGCACAGATCTTCAAGGAGACAAGAATATGCTGAGTTTTACGGGTCGAGTGAGGTTCCACAGTATGGACAAGTCAGGCCTAAGAGCCAGAAAGAAAAGACAAAGCATCGTGTGAGAGAGAAAGGCGTAGAGATGAATTTCGGAGCATCCGTGTTGGAGTCTAAGCCTGCTGAAATCAGTGCAACCACCTATGAACGTACAAAGTATGATCCTTTTCACCTCAGGAGCAAATATGGGGATTCGTATCGTTATTAA
- the LOC142518557 gene encoding uncharacterized protein LOC142518557: MGCAGSKQAKGRVRKPKPWKHPQKLTKTQLIQLQEEFWHTAPHHGGTKEIWDSLREAAEADPTVAQAILDNAGIIAHNPNMTVCFDGEGTRYELPKYVLSDPTNLIRDR, translated from the exons ATGGGGTGTGCTGGATCCAAGCAAGCTAAAG GAAGAGTTAGAAAGCCGAAACCTTGGAAGCATCCACAAAAACTTACAAAGACTCAGCTTATACAGCTTCAAGAAGAGTTTTGGCATACTGCTCCTCATCATGGTGGCACCAAAG AAATTTGGGATTCACTCAGAGAAGCTGCAGAAGCTGATCCAACTGTTGCCCAGGCAATCTTAGACAATGCAGGGATCATAGCTCATAATCCTAATATGACAGTTTGCTTTGATGGAGAGGGCACGAGATATGAGCTGCCAAAGTATGTTTTGAGTGACCCAACAAACTTGATACGAGATAGATGA
- the LOC142518556 gene encoding uncharacterized protein LOC142518556 has protein sequence MAEIETLGILDEVRSIVSDKLQVVSYKWLSRNFLVSSNAAKRLLQDFVEKYASELEVVYSLSGWLKDKPSIYHIKLVSKNKLTDAKQEFDGHCSVHVYSVQACLPKDPATLWNHEFVQAEDFFKQPLEDDNCLRDNRFSGVSNSFVKRNAGKTPLASASMQSKAAKISGSSVSYSSHGTAEIPRPQQKKVPHSSPNVGMTSSSIVKNVKSESNVKLDPVQDPQLVESEEKVPQLLPKKKKDPNDKNSSGTGGSLASMWGRASAKSNPDVTLARADSSKEKSAASAEAQICASEAEEHASSDDDCQDFNVKRTSNGEGNRKRRVVFDMSDEEDEYQDTISLAAPDPPKNSTLGSKQGSSVSGVECNLSFDEKENKPKIKEVREADVKPKQPVDDKTIVKVEKDESPILKKTLSHVRGADASMRVKVADAASKRRKVLKTRIDERGREVSEVVWEGDEPESKSDDKSIEKEGNVAENNSTDRPHVARKSPSVVGNAPANKAGKRWKQKSST, from the exons ATGGCCGAAATCGAAACCCTAGGTATCCTCGACGAGGTTCGATCCATCGTCTCCGACAAGCTTCAAGTG GTTTCCTACAAATGGCTTAGTCGAAATTTTTTGGTGTCTTCTAATGCTGCAAAGAG GTTGCTACAAGACTTCGTTGAGAAATATGCAAGCGAATTAGAAGTGGTATATTCTTTATCGGGCTGGTTGAAGGATAAACCCTCTATTTACCACATAAAGCTCGTTTCCAAGAATAAGCTTACAG ATGCAAAACAAGAGTTCGATGGACATTGCTCTGTTCATGTCTACAGTGTACAAGCCTGCCTTCCTAAGGATCCAGCTACACTTTGGAACCATGAGTTTGTCCAAGCTGAGGATTTTTTTAAGCAGCCATTGGAAGATGATAATTGTCTACGAGATAATAG GTTTTCCGGTGTTTCAAATTCCTTTGTTAAGCGAAATGCTGGGAAAACACCTTTGGCCTCTGCTTCCATGCAGTCAAAGGCAGCAAAAATCTCAGGGTCGTCTGTGAGTTATTCTTCGCATGGTACTGCGGAAATTCCACGCCCTCAGCAGAAAAAGGTCCCGCACTCAAGTCCTAATGTTGGGATGACATCTTCTAGCATTGTAAAAAATGTTAAAAGTGAAAGTAATGTAAAGCTAGATCCGGTACAGGATCCGCAGCTTGTTGAAAGTGAAGAAAAAGTTCCTCAGCTGCTTCCTAAAAAGAAAAAGGATCCAAATGATAAAAATTCTTCTGGAACAGGAGGTTCTCTGGCTAGCATGTGGGGGCGTGCATCTGCAAAGTCAAATCCAGATGTTACCTTGGCACGAGCTGACAGCTCCAAGGAAAAATCTGCTG CTAGTGCTGAGGCTCAAATTTGTGCGAGTGAAGCAGAAGAACATGCGAGCAGTGATGACGATTGCCAAGATTTTAATGTAAAGAGAACTTCTAATGGTGAAGGAAATAGAAAGAGGAGAGTTGTATTTGATATGTCAGATGAAGAAGATGAGTATCAAGATACAATTAGCCTGGCAGCTCCTGATCCTCCAAAAAATTCTACTCTAGGTTCAAAGCAGGGGTCAAGTGTTTCAGGCGTGGAGTGCAACTTAAGTTTTGATGAGAAGGAaaataaacccaaaatcaaGGAAGTGAGAGAAGCTGATGTAAAACCTAAACAGCCGGTGGATGATAAAACTATAGTCAAAGTTGAGAAGGATGAATCTCCCATATTGAAGAAGACCCTAAGCCATGTTCGCGGGGCTGATGCAAGTATGAGGGTTAAAGTTGCTGATGCTGCATCTAAGAGAAGAAAAGTGTTGAAGACACGGATTGATGAACGTGGAAGAGAAG TTAGCGAAGTTGTTTGGGAAGGCGATGAGCCAGAATCAAAATCTGATGATAAATCTATCGAGAAAGAGGGAAATGTTGCAGAGAATAATTCTACTGACAG GCCACATGTGGCCAGGAAGTCACCTTCTGTGGTAGGCAATGCTCCAGCAAACAAAGCAGGGAAAAGGTGGAAACAAAAAAGCAGCACATAA
- the LOC142518083 gene encoding uncharacterized protein LOC142518083: MLSVERPFEVWEEVQKQGQDLADRLAQGFTGLIHTHITPPSFSWPNPPAPNLFEVDFQLLNFMKPEFPLAVDNSAINGVTAVFDIGNRIGQVGVDFGACVNGVVQQFFRRLPVPFWHDENTGMSLGMEGNSPRTNMGIALQEDLGSLAERFKDYGLQKNDSMAVDESKEDENFGVTTKSLKHLGRSQGTVNVSSTYDSRTKNVESSLVARGELWRVEASQGSSTSGNERSSLFLVQLGPVLFVRDSTLLLPVHLSKQHLLWYGYDRKNGVHSLCPAVWSKHRRWLLMSMICLNPLACSFMDMQFPNGQVTYVSGEGLSTSAFLPLCGGLLQAQGQYPGEMKFSFSCKNKWGTRITPMLQWPDKSFALGLEQALAWKRSGLLVRPTVQVSVCPTVGGSCPGLRMELTRSVKEQLNLNLGCSLVANPYAFASVSVGRSKWNGNVGNAGVVLKVETPIGNIGRPSYSVQFNSGIEF, translated from the exons ATGTTGTCCGTGGAGAGACCATTTGAGGTTTGGGAGGAGGTGCAGAAGCAAGGGCAGGATTTAGCTGACAGGCTAGCTCAGGGTTTTACGGGTCTGATTCATACTCATATCACTCCACCCTCGTTTTCATGGCCAAATCCTCCCGCGCCGAATCTATTCGAAGTTGATTTCCAGCTGCTGAATTTCATGAAACCAGAGTTTCCACTTGCAGTAGATAATTCTGCAATCAACGGCGTGACTGCGGTTTTTGATATTGGGAACAGAATAGGACAAGTGGGGGTTGATTTCGGGGCATGTGTGAATGGTGTGGTTCAACAGTTTTTTAGGCGTTTGCCTGTGCCATTTTGGCATGATGAAAATACCGGGATGTCACTCGGTATGGAGGGTAATAGTCCGAGGACAAATATGGGTATTGCTCTGCAGGAGGATTTGGGATCGTTGGCGGAAAGGTTCAAGGATTATGGACTCCAAAAAAACGATTCAATGGCGGTAGATGAGTCAAAAGAAGATGAGAATTTTGGTGTGACTACCAAATCATTGAAACATTTGGGTCGATCGCAG GGTACTGTCAATGTGTCGTCAACCTATGACAGTAGAACAAAAAATGTTGAAAGTTCCTTGGTTGCTCGAGGAGAGTTATGGAGAGTCGAAGCATCGcaaggaagttccacatcaggAAATGAACGTTCATCTCTGTTCCTTGTCCAGCTTGGGCCTGTATTATTTGTTCGCGATTCCACATTGCTTTTGCCTGTTCATTTGTCAAAACAACACCTATTGTGGTATGGTTATGATAGGAAG AACGGAGTTCATTCCCTTTGTCCAGCAGTGTGGTCGAAACATAGACGGTGGCTGTTGATGTCTATGATATGCCTTAATCCTTTGGCTTGT TCATTCATGGACATGCAGTTTCCAAATGGCCAGGTCACATATGTATCTGGTGAGGGTTTATCCACCAGTGCTTTCCTGCCTCTGTGCGGGGGTCTGCTTCAAGCCCAGGGTCAATATCCAGGAGAAATGAAGTTCAGTTTCTCTTGCAAG AATAAATGGGGAACACGCATAACACCAATGTTGCAGTGGCCTGACAAATCATTTGCCTTGGGCCTGGAGCAGGCCTTAGCTTGGAAGCGATCTGGCCTTCTGGTGAGGCCAACAGTACAAGTCAG CGTATGTCCAACAGTCGGTGGTAGCTGTCCGGGTCTGCGGATGGAACTTACTCGTTCAGTTAAGGAGCAACTGAATCTTAACCTTGGTTGTTCCCTTGTCGCCAATCCCTACGCGTTTGCATCTGTATCT GTTGGAAGGTCCAAATGGAATGGAAATGTGGGGAACGCAGGTGTAGTCCTTAAAGTTGAAACTCCTATTGGCAATATCGGCAGGCCTTCTTACTCCGTTCAGTTCAACAGTGGTATCGAGTTTTAA